A section of the Castanea sativa cultivar Marrone di Chiusa Pesio chromosome 12, ASM4071231v1 genome encodes:
- the LOC142618690 gene encoding RPM1 interacting protein 13-like, producing MKSITSSDESSYYEVGDISSSSIGSPIRSIFCLKEKADMKRIEEIEDCFILEFDPYEPLDVFNLSMNNNLIDGHPDGANDLFVIAERGQVALRDYPHSRHVCLNFPFHTTPHENFCKMCYCYVCDSAAPCKYWTELEPAHCHASEHVEYWKFQRNLRRAT from the exons ATGAAGTCAATTACTTCTTCAGATGAATCAAGTTACTATGAAGTCGGAGAcatttcatcttcttctattgGGTCTCCAATTAGATCCATATTTTGTCTCAAAGAAAAGGCGGACATGAAGCGCATAGAAGAAATAGAGGACTGTTTCATCTTGGAGTTCGACCCTTACGAGCCCCTCGATGTCTTCAACCTCTCCATGAACAATAATCTTATTGATGGTCATCCTGATGGTGCTAATGATCTCTTTGTTATTGCTGAAAGAGGCCAG GTGGCTCTTAGAGATTATCCACATTCAAGGCATGTTTGTCTCAACTTCCCCTTTCATACAACACCTCATGAGAACTTCTGCAAGATG TGTTATTGTTACGTTTGCGATTCAGCTGCACCATGCAAGTACTGGACAGAGCTTGAGCCAGCACATTGCCATGCTTCAGAGCACGTAGAATATTGGAAGTTTCAAAGGAATTTGAGAAGAGCAACCTAA
- the LOC142621154 gene encoding RPM1 interacting protein 13-like, which yields MASLKSQTGNHFLGYQTENQKMAKNGTQVIEISPSPSERYSEEEEDNGTPLRPVFCVKRNTDIKRIEEIEECFILDFDPFDSIDISKLSVSNSPIDNEVSVVAEKGQVACRDYPHSRHLCMKFPFETTPHEQYCKLCYCYVCDSSAPCKYWMQHEQAHCHASEKVGDWKSRRNLRKKLPVVWD from the exons ATGGCATCGCTAAAATCACAGACAGGGAATCATTTTCTCGGTTACCAAACAGAAAATCAGAAAATGGCAAAAAATGGGACACAGGTGATTGAGATATCTCCTTCCCCGTCTGAGAGATAttcagaagaggaagaagataaTGGGACTCCGTTGAGACCCGTGTTTTGCGTCAAAAGAAACACTGACATCAAACGCATTGAAGAGATCGAGGAATGTTTCATATTGGACTTCGATCCCTTTGACTCCATTGATATCTCAAAGCTCTCTGTTAGCAATAGTCCTATTGATAATGAAGTCTCTGTTGTTGCTGAGAAAGGCCAG GTGGCTTGCAGAGATTATCCACATTCAAGGCATCTCTGTATGAAATTCCCTTTTGAGACAACACCTCATGAGCAATACTGCAAGCTG TGTTACTGTTATGTTTGCGATTCATCTGCCCCGTGCAAGTATTGGATGCAGCATGAACAAGCACACTGCCATGCTTCAGAGAAGGTTGGAGATTGGAAGTCCCGGagaaatttaaggaaaaaactACCAGTTGTTTGGGATTGA